Genomic window (Leptospira kirschneri serovar Cynopteri str. 3522 CT):
TGCGGGAATTCTTTCCGGAGTAGTATCCGGAGTTTTTTTACAACATTCCGAATTAGACTTTCCGGAAATTTACAAACAGATTTTAAACGCCGCTTCTAAAGGAAATTCGATTAAGAGTCAAAGCCCTCTTACGGATGCTTTACTTTCGAGAGGAGGAATGGCTTCTATGCTTCCTACGGTTTGGCTGATTTTTTCGGCTATGTTTTTTGCGGGAGCGATGGAAGGAGCCGGTTTGATTCAGGAAATCACAAAAGGTATATTAAAATATGCGAATACAGATCGATCTCTTTTGACGGGAACGATTTTTACTAGTATTTCTGCAAATTTAATTTCCTCGGATCAATACCTTTCGATTTTAGTGCCGGGTAAGATGTTTAAAAAATCCTACGAAGAGCATGGTCTTGATCCTAAAAATCTCTCTCGGGCTTTGGAGGATTCAGGTACGATGACTTCTGCGTTGGTTCCTTGGAATACATGTGGTTCTTTTATGGCAGCCGCGCTTGGAGTTCCTGTGGTTGTATTTTTTCCGTATGCTATTTTAAATTTATGTAGCCCTATCATTTCCCTTGCCTGCGCTTGGACCGGATGGACGATTCGGAAAAATAAAAATTGATTTCTAGAATTATAACTTAAGAATATTATAAATATTTGATATAATTTTTTTTTGAGAAAATTAAATAACGTGAGTTCGATGTAAGAAAATTGGGTCGAATCCCGCCAATGGTTTGTAAAAAGAAAGATAAAACGGGAACAGGCTCTTTAGAGCCGGTCAAGTTATTGTGTGCTATAGTTATACATTCAATTTCTTTAATTTCAATAACTTGACTCCACAACGCGACCCTTAGGAAAGCGTTGTGTTGAGTTTCCAACGCGACCTGTCGAACGATCCATGGAGAGTGAGACGCTGAGTTCAGGAAAGCGTTGTGCTTTAGTTCATTCATCGATCCCTTTCGCGTTATATCGAACTCACGTTAAATAAGTCGAACTGCTTTTTGAAAGTCTGCAACGAAATGTAGTGCTCGATTTTATAAAACATATCTAAATCACATTAAAATAGTATTGAATTTTTTATTCACAAATAATCTAAATTTTAAAATGACACAAAAGAATTCTCTTTTCTTACTTCTCATAACGATTGTATTTCTTGGATTTGTCTTTCCGCAAAATATTTCAATGCCGGTGGAGGGTGCAAATCGTTCTAGTTATCATCCTCAATCTTTTTGGTTTTATCCGTGGGGGCGGTCTGGGACTCACAAAGGTGTGGATATTTTTGCAAAACAAGGAAAGAAGATTTTTTCTGCAACCTCAGGTTTAGTTATTTTTTGTGGCGAGATTTCAATGGGTGGAAATGTAATTTTAATCCTCGGTCCTAAATGGAGGTTTCATTATTATGCGCATTTAAAGGAAATTAAAATTTCAACTTGGTCTTGGATCAATCGAGAAGAAGTCATTGGAATCGTTGGTAATACTGGAAACGCAATCGGTAAACCATTACATTTACATTATTCGATCATTACCCCCTTACCTTATGTCTGGCTTGTGGATCAGGATAGGGAGGGATGGAAAAAAATGTTTTATTTAAATCCGATTTCGTATTTTACAAATTCGAATCTATAAAATGAATTTTTAAATCTAAATGTGGTAGTTTATTTCCATAGATTGTGTGGTTTTCACGTTCAAATTCTTTTGTATGTTATACTGAACTCACGTTATATAGGTTTTTAGTTATCTCCTAGATTCAATTTCAAAATAGTAGTTCCCGTATTTATAAGACTCAACGGACGCCTTTTTATGGACTGGTCGAAGAGTTTTAGGTAGATTCTGAATAAAAATTTTCAAAAGTCTAAAGGATAATGAAATTTCGGGCAAAACGAAAATTAATAATTGATATACCAATTTTATTTTGTTTGTTGTGGATCCAAATGGCCGTTTTTATCCGTAAAAAATGAAAAGCTAAATCGGGTTACACGATAAAATTCTACTTTAAAGAGTGGTATTTTTTGTGATTTTTTCAGTGAAAAAAATCGAGTAGGCCGATATTGAAAGATAGAGAACACCATGCTTTCTAAAATTCAAACCATACTGATCGTAATTATATTAGTTTTCGGAGAACTGCTTTGGGCGGTTTCGCCGGATCAGATCAACTTAGGGATTTTAATTGGGGAAAATAAAACCAATCTTAAATTCATCAATATATGTGTGAGTAACCTGGCGCCAATTTTGGAGTCTGCAAATTCGGATTCAAGTCCGCCTAACAATACTAAGACGGAGGCGGGAAACACGACTACTGGAACCGGGGACAAAGTAGAATTATTTAAAAAGTTAGGTGCACTTCCTTCTTACAACAGTTTGAAAAAGGCAAATCAATTTGATTTTAATGGTAACATGCTGTATTTTCAGAGCAATTATAGTCTTTCCTTTAAAAACTTAAGAGGGGCGCAGGGTGAGATGAAAGATCTTTATCAAGCGACTCACGAACAATATCTTCAAAACTCTAGAATACTTTTGGAATACGCTTCTCCTTTAATCGTAAGAAGTAATGATAAGATTGCACAACATCTACTTCGTTTAGGTTTTAGGGATCTGAAAAGTTCTGAAGATCATTTTACGATCGCGTATAACTCCGCTCCTTATCAGTTTCGTTATAAACTTCTTTTACACGGGGAAGGGATCAAAATTGCTCGAAGAGCCAGAAAGTTTGCTCTTTTGGCTATGATTGCGTCCAAAACTCCAACCGAGGATAAACCAGAATATCAATTCGTAAATTTAGACGATATGAGAGCCGAAGTGGAAAAGGAAAGTATCACCGATTACGAAAAGGTGAGAAATACTTTGATCAATTATATTGATAACGATCTGCTCCAAAGAAAAATTGTACCTCCCGGAGAAGCCAAAGATAAACCGATCGATATTCTTGAAATACACGACGACAACTACGGTATTATCACTTCCGGAAGGATTTCTATGATGGATATGAGCAACGAAGAAATTAAAACAAGTGACGCGATTCAAAAAGAAACGTTACCGCCTATTCCTGCAAAAACACAAAATTAAGTATATTCTAAAATACGAATAGGATTGAAATGTTTTTGAAAAAAGTAAGATCTGTTTTTTCTTTATTGTTTGTATTGGTGTTGTTGCAGAATCATTTGGACTCGGGAACTCTTTCGTTTCGAGAAAAGAAAAAATCGATCGAAAAGAAAATTCGGATTTTAGAAGAATCTAGAAAATCGATTCCGTTTCAAAATCAGGAAGAAAACTGGAGCAGACTAACTTCTCTAAATAATCGTTTTCAAAATTCGGTGCATTCTGAATCTCTTCGGGAAAAAGAAAAGTCTATGTTACTTTTAGAAAGGGCGCTTTTTAGAACTGCTTCCGATTTCACCTTAGAAGGAAAAGTTTCAGCTAAAAATCTGATTCGATTTTATTCGGACGAATATTCAGAAAAGAAAAGAAGTCCTGGAATTTCAATGACTACGTTTCAGAAGGAAAGAGCGGCTACTTACTTTCGAATGGCTAAAGAAGAATTGGATCAGGCTGAAAAATTTGATCGAGACGGAAATAATTTTTACGCTCTGATTTTGTATGGAAGATCTATTCAATATTCTTTAAGTGCTTTTCAAACTATGAGTTTTGAAATCCCAAAAGAGTATATTAGAGTTTTGAAAAAGAAATCTATAAAGGCTTTATAATAAAAGTTTACTACATCTTAGGAATCGATCTGTAAAGTTTAGATCTTAATTTTTTTTTAGAAAAATGAATCATAGATTTCCTTATGGCCAACTTTTGTTTTTCATCGACCATGATCCATACGTTATTTTCCATTTAATTTTTCTGTTTGGAAAATCGTTTCGTTGTTGGTTTAAAAACGGATTCTAGAAACTAAAATTCCGATCAATAAACGCTACATCCAAAAAAACCATTGGCAAGCCCTGAACTGGTAATTGCTCCTGCGGCGGTGCCGGTAGTATTTGTCAACAAGCCGATTCCAGCCGTTGAAGAATGAAAAATAAAAATATTATCCGAACCTCCACCGACAAATAAATCTGGAAATCCGTCTCCATTGATGTCTCCGCCGGAAATAGGAGTTTTAGGTGCATTTGCGGAAACTCCAATTCCTGCAAGTAGGCTCGTGATTTGTGTAGTTGCGTTGCCTGTGGTTAGAAATCCACCAATCGGTCCGGCGCCCGGCATGTGAAAAACGAATACCCTATTGGGAACTATGGTTGCGGAAATTAAATCTGGTCTTCCGTCCAGGTTTAGATCCTGTGCAGTTAAAGAAACTCCGAATGCGTTTGCGCCTCCGGTTCCATTGATCATCAGTGGAGCATTTCCAATCGTAGACGTATTGATACCTGCACCTGCGGATGTAAATACGGAAACTCTTCCAAATCCACCTCCCAAACCAGGGCTTCCAATTGCAAGATCGGAATTTCCATCTCCGTTAAAATCGGCTGCAAATAAGCTGATACCAAATTCCCCTGCGTTTCCAGCGCTATCATTGGTAAGATTTGTGATTACTCCTCCTAGTCCACCAACTGCTCCGTGATGTATGTAGACCTTACCTTGGTTTACTACAAATCCTCCACCTACGCCAGCGCCATAACCAGGTGCTCCGATTGCAAGATCTGCAAAGTTATCTCCGTTCATATTTCCTACGCTTAGAGAATATCCGAAACGATCCGTTGCGTTTTCTCCTGTGAGGGTAGAATTTGCAGCAGCCAAGTTCGTTTGTGCAACTCCAGCGGCTCCAGCGGAATGAAATACATAAACTCTACCCTGAGAACCGTTAAAAATAGGTTCTCCTGATGCTATGTCCGAGTAACCGTCTCCGTTTATATCACCTGTAACAATACTATCTCCAAATCTAGCTCCCGCATTGGCTCCACTGATTGTTTTAGTGGCAAAACCGGAAAAGGAAATATTGACTCCAGCATTTCCGGAAGAATGAAATATATAGACCCTACCTTGGGCGCCATTCCAACCAGGAGCACCAGAGATTACGTCTGCAAATCCATCTCCGTTTAAATCTCCCATAGAAACAGTTCTTCCAAATTCTTCCGCTGCAACTCCTACAATGATCCTACTTGCGGATTGTGCGTTTGTAATTGCCATTCCTGCGTTTCCGGAAGAATAAAATATATAAAGTAAACCCTGTCCGTATTCTGCAGATACAAGGTCAACATATCCGTCTCCATTTATATCCTTATTGTTTCCTTTTCGAACCGAAATGGTTGCTGTGGTTGTACTATTATTGGCTAAGTCTTTGGCTCTTGCGATGATCGTATGTTGAGAGTTTTGTTTCCAAGTATTTACATCCGAAGGAAGTTGAAATTTCCAAGGATTGGTTCCGGTTGCGGGCACAAAAACCCCACCATCCAAAGAAATTTCTACAGAAGCGATCGTACCCGCATCTGTTGCCGTTCCGATTACGAAACCACTTTCTACGATAGAATTATTTCTAAGATTTTGAATCGTAATCGTAGGAGGAGTTACATCTGGTGCAGCTCCGGTCGTAAAATTCCAGCTGAACGCGGCACCGATCGGATTTCCTGAAATATCATTTACTGTTACGATTGTTGCCGTATAATTTGTGCTAGCATTCAGAGGAGTTCCTACATTAGGAACAAAGGTAGCAGAGGATCCTGAACAGTTCACAGTACCGTTGATTCCGTTATTAACCGTAAAATTTAAGGTGGAACAATTGATGGTTTCGTTAAATGCAACCGTAATGTTTGTATTTGTAGCAACCCCGGCTGCTCCCGGAACAGGGTTTACAAGAGAAACTTGAGGAGGGACAAGATCTGGTGCAACGCCTGTTGTAAAAGACCAAACGTAATTTCCACCATTCAATGCGTTATTATTGCTGTCCGTAACCGTATTTGCGATTTTCACCGTATAAGTAGTATTAAACGCAAGTGGAGGAATTGCCGGAGCAAAAGAGACGGTATTTCCGTTACAATTGATATTGATTGGAATCACAGTAGCCGGAGTCGTAGGATCATCATCTAAAGTGATACCTCCTAAAATACTTCCACAATTCATGGCTTCACTAAAAGCGATGCTCACACCTCCGTTGATCGGAACGCCTACAGCAGCGTTTACGGGAGTAACGACGGCGACACTGGGAGGAATTAGATCAGGTCCTGGACCTGTTGTAAAATCCCAGTTGGTTGCGACGAGAGGATTATTAGAAGTATCTAATGCTCCCTGATCGATTTCCACAGTATAAGTGGTATTAAAAGTGAATGGGTTTGCAGGAATTGGAGTCCAAGTAGCCGAAGTTCCAAAACAATTTACACTTCCTGTCAGATAAACACCAGTTGCCTGTCTTTTTAGTCGAAAGGACGCGGAGGTCACAGAACCACATAACATAGGTTCGCTGAAAACAACCATAGGATTGACATTGGTTCCTACGCCGTTCTCGTTAGCGGAGGGTACAGTAAAAGTAACCGTAGGTTGGATATTATCTGCAGCCGCAGCTGTCGTAAAAGTCCAGGTACTAGGTGTGAGTGGATTGTTTTGCAAATCCGTAACCGCGTTTGAGATGGTGACTGTGTAATTCGTATTCGGTGTCAGATTTCCTAAAGGAGTAAAAGATGCGGTTGTGCCTGTACAACCTGGAGTTCCATTTACAGTTCCGGGAATAAGTATATTGTCATCTAAGACGATATTTCCGGCGATCGTAGCACAATTGATAGGTTCACTAAAAGCGATACTGATCGTTTCGTTGATAGGAACATTTTGTGCGTTAGGAGCGGGGCTTGCAAAAGAGACGGTTGGAGCGGTTAAGTCTGGGGCCGAACCAGTCGTAAAAGTCCAGTTATATGCGTTTACAAGAGGATTATTAGCAAGATCTCTTGCCGTAGAAAGAATATCCACACGATAAACTGTATTAAAGGCAAGAGGGTTATTAGGAGTAAGAGTGGCAACGGATCCTAAACAAACTACATTACTAGGTTCTAATACGTTAGTAACGTTATTTCTTAATGTAAAATTTGCAATGTTGATGGAAGCACAATCCATTGTTTCGGTAAAGGCAATTTGAACGGAAGTATTGTTGGGAACTAAATTGGCGCCTATGTTAGGAGTTCTTAAAGATACGTCTGGTGCGACTAAATCAACAATTGTATTGGTAGTAAAACTCCAAGTATAGTCTTCTGAAAGAGAAGAACCATCCGTGGACTTTATATTTTTAGAAATGCTAACGGAATAGACCGTCGATGCGGCTAAAGAAGAAGTTGGATTGAATAAAAGAGTTTTTTCTGTAGAAGTGAGATTTCCTGGAATGATCGTATTTCCTTGTGTTAGTTGAATTGATTGAGGTTGAATACTGGAGGAATCTAATTTTTGACTAAAACCGACTTGGATCGATGTGTTTAAAGAAACTCCAGTGACGTTGGGTCCGGGAGAAATTTGCGAAACGTTAAAAGGAGAATCTGCGCTACGGTTGCTAAAGTCTAAATATGCAAAAAATGGCATTGAATTTCCATTTCCTTGGACGCAACCAATGCTTCCCAAGATCAAAATAGAAAAAGAAATCAATGTCTTTATATAAGAACTCACTGAAAAAGGCTCCAACAAACCTAGAGAAAAATTTATATCAAAACTAAGTAGAGAAAGGATTTTTTAGCTTGGTTAAGAATTCAATTTTTTTCGTCTGGAATATAAAAAAATCTTAACATACTTTTTCTATAAATACTGGTTATGTTATAACTTGGTGTCTGTTTCCCAATTAGGTCGGTTTTGAACTTTCATGGGAACAAATCTAAAACTCAAATTCGAAATCGACTTTGTATGGTTTTGTGTAAAGCTTTATGGCTAATTTCAATAGACTCAAAAGGCTAAAGGGTTGCGGAGTTCTTATAGATTTTTAAAATAGATGTTTTAGTTCACATTTGGAATCTCATTTTTTAGGAATTCTTCTCAATATAGAATTAATAGATTTGAGAGTGGTAGGCAAATGTTTTCGATTCTTAATAGAAGTTGGCTATAGATATCATCTTACAGTTATTAGGTGAATAAACTCAAAAGGAAATTATAGATATGACCTTGGATTTACAGCAGAATACACTCAAAGAGGTTTCTAATAGTAGAATAAATTAGAGTTGTTGAAAAATGAATTCTTCATCTATTTCTATTTTATGAAAACGGTCGATTAAAGCAGTTTTGCTAATTGAACTATGGAATTTTTCAACAACTCTATTCATTAAGTAATGAATTTTATTTTTTGTAAAAGAATTGGCCTTGCTCGTATAAAGAACTTCTACTTAGAAAAGAAAATGCTTTTCTCATTATTATAAATCGAACTCACGTTAAATTATGAATCGGATTTTTTGGAACTGGATTGGTTTGTGGATTTTTATTTGGAACTTGTTTCCGATTTTTGGAGAGGGGCTTAGAAATTTACCCGAAGCACGGATTCCTTTGGATGAAGGAAAAAAATTGGAACCCGGTGAACTTGCAGAAAAAAAAGAAGGTTGGTATGTAACAGCGATTCCACTATTGAGTTCGGATCCTGTAAGAGGACAAGGAGGTGGGATTCGAGCGAGTTTATTTTTTAACGGAAAAAAAACAGATCTATATTATGAGTATGAAGCATATCGAAGTAAACTTACTCTTCAATTGTTTCAAACTAATCAGGGAGTTAAAAATAATTTTATACAGTTTGATTCTCCTTATATCTTAAATACTGCGTTTCGATGGAAAAGTAGTCTTAGTTTGGATTACAATCCTAATTCTCAATATTTTGGAATTGGAGAATCCTCTCTTCAATCTCTGTCTTATAGTCCTAGAAATTTACCTGGGATTGGTCGGGTAGGGAATGCAAGTTTTGATGCCTACGAAACTTCTCAATCATACATTCGTCCTTCCCGCACTGGTTCGGAAATTACTCCAACGGTAAGCGATCAGGGTTATAACCAGTATTTGTTTAATTCTACTACTTTCTTTAATGGAATCGATTATACTTTTTGGAAGGCTTGGAAATGGGTGATTGCAAATGAAATTTCCAGAAATATGATCGGTCATTCCGACGGAATTTGGCATCCTTCTAAAGATCCATATTTTGCCGGAAGTATCTGGGAAACTCCGGTTCCAAATGGAGAGTCAAAACTTACCGAAGATTATAGAGCCGGAAAAATCCGAGGATACAACGGAGGAGATATAGTTTATTTTAGAGCGGGTATTGCCTATGATACTCGGGATTTTGAACCAGACCCGGATCGAGGTATATTAGCAGAATTGAATGTAGCGAACGTTTCTAAACGCACCGGTTCCGATTTTAACTACAATAAGATTTTTTTTCAGACAAAATATTTTTATAAGATTCTGCCAGATGTTTTTGAGGAATTGGTGTTCGCCACAAGAGTTGCGTTAGGTTACACTTCTTCCGGTGCCCCTTTTTCCGAAGTAAGATATATGTGGAGTTTAGACGGACCTATGACCGGAATCGGTGGTCTTCAAACGATGAGAGGTTATCGCCAAGATCGTTTTGTCGCTCCTGTGGTCGGTTTTGGGAGTGCTGAACTTCGTTGGAGATTTGCTACATTCAAAATTTTTGATGAACTTTTTACCTTGAGTTTAGTTCCGTTTTTTGACGTAGGTAGGGTTTGGGATTCCGAAAAAAGAATCAATTTACAAGGTTATAAACATTCTTGGGGAAGTGGGTTTAGGATTATCTGGAATCAAGCCACTGTAATTTTGATAGACTTTGCAAAATCAAAAGAGGACTCTCAAATGTTTGTGGATTTTAGTCACGCGTTTTGAAAATTACGAAAATCTTATTGAACGTAATTTCGACTGAGAAAAATTTTTTTACTACTCGAACGCATGAAAAGAATACTATATATACTTGTTTCAAAACTTAGAATGTAAAATCCTTTCCAAAAAACCAACAATTCTAGGTTTGGTGCAATTTTGCGAAGGTTACTGTATCTTTAAAAAAATTCCCGTTAATTTTTGGCATGTCCGAGTAATAAAATTCGTTATTCAATTTTACAGGCTCTAAATTATAATCAGCGAACGTTCGTCTTAAAACAATGTAAGTTAATCGTAAATAAATCTTGGCGAACAAAAAACTCAAT
Coding sequences:
- a CDS encoding Ig-like domain-containing protein — protein: MLEPFSVSSYIKTLISFSILILGSIGCVQGNGNSMPFFAYLDFSNRSADSPFNVSQISPGPNVTGVSLNTSIQVGFSQKLDSSSIQPQSIQLTQGNTIIPGNLTSTEKTLLFNPTSSLAASTVYSVSISKNIKSTDGSSLSEDYTWSFTTNTIVDLVAPDVSLRTPNIGANLVPNNTSVQIAFTETMDCASINIANFTLRNNVTNVLEPSNVVCLGSVATLTPNNPLAFNTVYRVDILSTARDLANNPLVNAYNWTFTTGSAPDLTAPTVSFASPAPNAQNVPINETISIAFSEPINCATIAGNIVLDDNILIPGTVNGTPGCTGTTASFTPLGNLTPNTNYTVTISNAVTDLQNNPLTPSTWTFTTAAAADNIQPTVTFTVPSANENGVGTNVNPMVVFSEPMLCGSVTSASFRLKRQATGVYLTGSVNCFGTSATWTPIPANPFTFNTTYTVEIDQGALDTSNNPLVATNWDFTTGPGPDLIPPSVAVVTPVNAAVGVPINGGVSIAFSEAMNCGSILGGITLDDDPTTPATVIPININCNGNTVSFAPAIPPLAFNTTYTVKIANTVTDSNNNALNGGNYVWSFTTGVAPDLVPPQVSLVNPVPGAAGVATNTNITVAFNETINCSTLNFTVNNGINGTVNCSGSSATFVPNVGTPLNASTNYTATIVTVNDISGNPIGAAFSWNFTTGAAPDVTPPTITIQNLRNNSIVESGFVIGTATDAGTIASVEISLDGGVFVPATGTNPWKFQLPSDVNTWKQNSQHTIIARAKDLANNSTTTATISVRKGNNKDINGDGYVDLVSAEYGQGLLYIFYSSGNAGMAITNAQSASRIIVGVAAEEFGRTVSMGDLNGDGFADVISGAPGWNGAQGRVYIFHSSGNAGVNISFSGFATKTISGANAGARFGDSIVTGDINGDGYSDIASGEPIFNGSQGRVYVFHSAGAAGVAQTNLAAANSTLTGENATDRFGYSLSVGNMNGDNFADLAIGAPGYGAGVGGGFVVNQGKVYIHHGAVGGLGGVITNLTNDSAGNAGEFGISLFAADFNGDGNSDLAIGSPGLGGGFGRVSVFTSAGAGINTSTIGNAPLMINGTGGANAFGVSLTAQDLNLDGRPDLISATIVPNRVFVFHMPGAGPIGGFLTTGNATTQITSLLAGIGVSANAPKTPISGGDINGDGFPDLFVGGGSDNIFIFHSSTAGIGLLTNTTGTAAGAITSSGLANGFFGCSVY
- a CDS encoding M23 family metallopeptidase codes for the protein MTQKNSLFLLLITIVFLGFVFPQNISMPVEGANRSSYHPQSFWFYPWGRSGTHKGVDIFAKQGKKIFSATSGLVIFCGEISMGGNVILILGPKWRFHYYAHLKEIKISTWSWINREEVIGIVGNTGNAIGKPLHLHYSIITPLPYVWLVDQDREGWKKMFYLNPISYFTNSNL
- a CDS encoding adhesin OmpL37 family surface protein produces the protein MLSKIQTILIVIILVFGELLWAVSPDQINLGILIGENKTNLKFINICVSNLAPILESANSDSSPPNNTKTEAGNTTTGTGDKVELFKKLGALPSYNSLKKANQFDFNGNMLYFQSNYSLSFKNLRGAQGEMKDLYQATHEQYLQNSRILLEYASPLIVRSNDKIAQHLLRLGFRDLKSSEDHFTIAYNSAPYQFRYKLLLHGEGIKIARRARKFALLAMIASKTPTEDKPEYQFVNLDDMRAEVEKESITDYEKVRNTLINYIDNDLLQRKIVPPGEAKDKPIDILEIHDDNYGIITSGRISMMDMSNEEIKTSDAIQKETLPPIPAKTQN
- the omp85 gene encoding Omp85 family outer membrane protein, which produces MNRIFWNWIGLWIFIWNLFPIFGEGLRNLPEARIPLDEGKKLEPGELAEKKEGWYVTAIPLLSSDPVRGQGGGIRASLFFNGKKTDLYYEYEAYRSKLTLQLFQTNQGVKNNFIQFDSPYILNTAFRWKSSLSLDYNPNSQYFGIGESSLQSLSYSPRNLPGIGRVGNASFDAYETSQSYIRPSRTGSEITPTVSDQGYNQYLFNSTTFFNGIDYTFWKAWKWVIANEISRNMIGHSDGIWHPSKDPYFAGSIWETPVPNGESKLTEDYRAGKIRGYNGGDIVYFRAGIAYDTRDFEPDPDRGILAELNVANVSKRTGSDFNYNKIFFQTKYFYKILPDVFEELVFATRVALGYTSSGAPFSEVRYMWSLDGPMTGIGGLQTMRGYRQDRFVAPVVGFGSAELRWRFATFKIFDELFTLSLVPFFDVGRVWDSEKRINLQGYKHSWGSGFRIIWNQATVILIDFAKSKEDSQMFVDFSHAF